Below is a window of 'Nostoc azollae' 0708 DNA.
TTTATTACTCTCCCTCAATCCTATTGACCGAAAAAACCAGCAAACAGTAGTGGTAAGAGTATCAAAGCAGAAGCAATCAAAGCTAGAGTTGCTGGATCAATTTTAATATGATTTTTTTGTGGATCGCTCATTTGGTACTGTCCCGAAAAATAGGTACTTTAACTCCGGCGAAATCAGGTATAAACTTTTTTGCCATTTAGTTGAGTTGGAAATGTAAAGCAAATCTAACTCATTTCTTCCAAGGGAGTTTAGTCCCCATTTGAGTCCATGCAGAAAAGATGAGATAAACAATGAGTAAACTCACACCTGCAAAAAACGCTAGTAAATCGTTATCCATAGTTCTGCTCAACATTACCATACACTAAATTCAGTATATTACCTGAATAGCTCGTTTATCAGAAGTGTCGAATGTTAGGAAAAGGATCAGAGGTAGATTTTTTTCTGCACCCTTCCCTCTTAAGCCACAAGTATTGTCTTATTACGATTTGATAAAATTTTATACATTTTCCAAATCAATTTGCCGTAATCCTCACAAGCTCCTCACGTTTTGCATCTATAACAGACTTGAAGGTGATAGCAAGAATCAATAAATCTGAGCAATACCTGGAAAATTGATATTTAATGGAGATTGATAATGATTAAGTTACTTCTGGACATCCTCGTTTTTGTTATTAATACGATTTATCGAGGTCGCCCCTATCCTCGCTTTTATGTTTTGGAAACTGTCGAACGAGTCCCTTACTTTTCCTACCTTTCAATTTCCCATCTTTACGGAACTTTAGGATTTTGCAGAAGAGCTGATGGGTTAAAGGTAGATTTTGCTGAATCTTGGAATGAATTACATCATTTATTGATGATGGAATCTTTAGAAGGTTCACAACTTTCGGGAGATCGCATCTTAGCCAGAACAACGGTATTACTTTACTATTGGATTATTGTTGCCCTATATATCGTCTCTCCTGGTTCTGCCTATCATTTCATGGAATTGGTAGAAAGTCATGCCTATAATAGTTATCAAAAATTCTTGACAGAATACGAAACAGAACTGAAGTTAGAACCTACACCAGCAAATTTACCACGAAAGCAAACTTTAGTTACACTCGATTTGCGAACTGGTACTACATGGTAAACAAAACTAGCGAATCAAAACTTTATTAGCACATAACTGTAGTTTAAATCGAGGTAAAGAGAAAGCCAACCTGAATGATATTGCTTTCATCAAAAGCATATACTGCACATAAATACCATATAGCATTAAGGTATCAGTCATTACCAGGTATTAGTCAAAATAACTTAAGCCTTTCACTGAAATAGTGTACTTCATTTATCTACAATCCGCTGTAATTTTCCCGGATAGTGTTCACATTTGGAGAGAATAGGGAATTATAAGTATAGATGTTGAAGTCATATAATATTGACTCCTCTTATCTTGTTGATACCCAGTCACAGTGAGAATATTTCACCTATGACTTATGACCAGTGCAAATTTTCTATCTCCCATTCCCAGGAATCAGTAAGAATACTGGTGCACAGCAAGAACAGAAACTTGATCCAGCAAAGTATGTGATGATTTGGGAATCATCTCCATTCTCAACAGCACCAATTGTTATTTCTAATAAGCTCGATCCTGGATTAATCAATGCTCTCAAAAAAGTACTAATTGATCCTCCCTCCAGAAGGGATTGTCGCAATTTCTGGTGTGGAAACAGCAGTATATACACTTGTAGATGATGTGAGTTATGAACCAATTAGGCAATTACAAACCAAGTTAGATGAAAAAATTAATAAATAATTCCCCCAAATCCAATATAAATTCAATAAATAGTATGAAGATTTGGCAAAAAATCCTTGGTTCTTCGACAGTATTAGCTGGGTTTATCTGTCTGATGGGCATCAGTATTTTTAATCTATATCAAGCCGAAATATTAGCGGAAAAAAACCAGAAAGAAACTGCACAGGTACTCAACATTACTAATAATTTAGAAAAGTTTTTAAAAAATCAAGTTCTAGTTCTTAAGGATTTTGTGATTTTGGATCACAACATTCAAAATATGATAGAATTTCAGAAAATAATGTCTAATTTTCGGATTGAACTTGATAAGTTAGAAACATTGATGGGCAAAGATCCAGAAGTATTACTTGTCCGTCGTCATCACACTTTTTTGACAAAGTTAGCTAATGGTCTAGATAATAATATAGTCACTTTAGTGAAATCCCAAGAAGATATCAAAGCAATTAACGCTTATGTAAAAGATATTAGCTTTCATTTATCTGCCATTTCTCAAGATACTCTAAAAGAGTATAATATAGCCAATGCAAATGTTAGAGAAATCAGAAGAATCAACACAAATTTTATGCTTTTAGCTATTATAGGAATATTTTTAATATTGCTATACCAATTAATTTTTATTCTTCCTGTTATTCGCTCGCTGCATAAACTCCAAGTTGGAGTAGCTGAAATTGGTGCAGGAGATTTGAATTACCATTTAGATATTCAAACTAATGATGAAATTGAACAGTTAGCAAATAATTTTAATCAGATGACTAGCAAGTTGTCTGATTTTTATCAATGTCTAGAATCTAGGGTTACTGAAAGAACTACTGAACTATTTCAACTCAATCAGGACTTAGAAACTGAAATCGCTGATAGACGGAAAACAGAAATTAAGCTCAAAAAGTCCCAAGCACAACTAACACTAAAAGCTCAAGAACTTGAAAAAACCCTACAAGAACTTCAGGAAGCTCAAACTCAATTAATTCAAACAGAGAAGATGTCAAGTTTAGGGCAATTAGTAGCCGGAGTTGCTCATGAAATTAATAATCCAGTTAACTTTATTCACGGTAATATTGAACCTCTAAAGGAGTATTTACAAAATTTTAGCACTGTGATAAATTTATATAGAACTCATTATCCTCAACCTGTTCATCAGATTGAGAATTATATTAAATATATAGATTTGGAATTTATTCTAAAAGATACAAATCAAGTTATTGCTTCTCTAGAAGTAGGAACTAAAAGAATTCGGGAAATTGTTTTATCTCTAAGAAACTTCTCTCGACTTGATGAAGCTGATATGAAAGAAGTCAATCTTCATGAAGGAATTGATAATACCTTATTAATTCTCCAGCATAGAATTAAAGAAAAACCCCAGCACTCGGAAATTGAAATTATTAAAGAATATGGCGACTTACCGTTAATTGAATGTTACCCTGGTCAATTAAATCAGGTATTCATGAACATTCTTAATAATGCAATTGATGCTATGGATTCTTATACAGCAGATAACAATTTAATAGAAACAACTTCTATTAATAAAAAAATTATCATTAAAACGAAAATGATAAATAACAAGTTTATTACAATTCATATTGCAGACAATGGGGCAGGAATACCAGCAGAAATTCGCAATCGCATATTTGATCCCTTCTTTACAACAAAACCCGTTGGTAAAGGAACGGGATTAGGTTTATCAATCAGTTATCAAATTGTGACTGCAACGCATCGAGGTAGTTTACAATATATAACTGTACCCGGAAAAGGAACAGAATTTATTATTAAACTTCCGATTAAGCAGAAAAATTAAATTAGCATGATGCTAAATTAAGCTTTCAGATTTCCTCAACCCTAATTCTGGAATTGCCTCCACAGCTCCCAGCTATTACTATAAAGGAAGATGTCCGCCAACAGGAGAACTGTTGAGACTACCCCGAAGCCAGGGGAAACGCACCTTATTTCCTAATAAAAACTAATGAGGATTTTAAAATCATCTATATATATAAGTGCAAAGCTTAATGGATATATAAACGAAATCAATCAGTTTTTTATTAAGCGATGAATTAGCCTATCTCCAATTGAATAACTCTTAGCTAAGGATAAATGAGCTAACTATTCATCCATAAATAAGTAAACTTATCTGTAAAAATAAGTAGAAGAAAATATTAAGTAAATTGTTGACAAGTTAGTTGAGGCTAAAGCTAAAACTCTTTCTCAAGAGTTATTATCCATTGCTGCCAAAAACTGTTTATTTTTTATCCCCCGCTTCACGGGGTTCTCTTTACCCAAAAGATCGACTGCTATCTGCCGCATTACTGCAAAGTTTTGTGGAGCATTATCTTTCCTAATCCGGTAGTCATCTTGTTTTAAAGCTACATCTAATACCCAATGCAATGAATTTTCTATTGCCCAATGGCTGCGGACAGAATTAGCCAATTGTTCTACATTTGACTCAAGACTACTAATAAAATAACGAGTCTCTACTGTTGTTTTATCATCCACTTGTCCGATAGGTTCTACCATCCCAACACTTTTTAGATTTGACCAAACTGAATCAGGGTCAAGCTGAAATCCCATTCCAGGTAACATCACATAGTTGCGGATTCCATGACGACCATGCCCTATTGCTTCGGGTTTATATGTGCTATGTTGAAGCTCTGGAAAACCTGTACTTATCCCTGACTTAAATAGCTGTTCTACTGACTCATACAGATTACCTTGGTTCTTTTTTAAAGTGATTACATAATCTGCATTTTCTTGCGTAATTAACTTTACTATGTCTTTGTGACACCCGATGGCATCAATCCTGACAATACATCCCAGCTAATTCTAAAACCTTTAATAATTCGGGAATTGCTGTAATTTCATGTGACTTCTCATGCACCTTCACCTGTCCCAACACTAATTTATTTGTAGTTGCCCATACACTTACCATTTGGATTGCACTCTAGTCACTATTTTTACCATGAGAACTACATAAAGTTTTCCCGTCAATTGCCACAACTTCACCATCCCTTATCTTATGTACTGATTTGATCCAGTTCAAGAAACAATTTTGAAATTTTTGCGGATTCAATTGTGCAAATACCCTTCCAAATGTGTCCTGGGACCGGAGCCCATTTCCTAGTTCTAAAAAGGTTTTTAACCACTTATATTTTGTGCAGCCATACAGTTCAATTGCCACCCAACTATCTGCTTCACAAATTACTGCACAAATTCCAATGGTAAGAATGTCAATTAACTTGTGTCGTTTCCTCCCCTCTACTCTTGGATCTTCCATCTGTGCAACGTGGTCAGTAATCGTGATTTTGGACTTGAGCTTCACACTTTTTGGGACTTTCTTCTTCTACTTTTACAATGACTTTACCATCAGAGCCTCATTGGTCAACCTCCATATCATCAGCCCTCCCTACCTTTCTCGTTTCTTAATATATGTACCATATTTACATGCGTTCGCCCTGACCCCAAGAGGCTTTTACACAAATTCAACTGGAGTTAGATAAACCCAAAACATTATGGGTAGTAACTAAAGAAGTAGAAATATCACCCTTAACTGGAAAGGGCAATATTGCTATCATCATCAATGGTTCTACTTTCTCTCAAGCCACTGATATTGACTACTTTATGCCCAATATTTCTTCATCAATTGTCACACCCCAATGGATAGTTGATACATATTCTCCAAGAAACTGGGTAGAAGTTGTTTACAGCGAAGCCAAGGGATGGTTAGGACTCAAAGAATATCAAGTTGGAGATAAAAGCAGTTGACTGCGCCATTTTATTTTGGTTTTCTGTGCCTACACTTTTATTCTTTGCCATCAGTGGACTGGAGGATTAAGACCAAGGTGGGCTAAGAAACCTTTGAATACTTTTACTGCAGCTTTAGAAGCGTTGAGAACAGTCATATCTTTTCTATTTATTGATTAGTTCAACTTGAATCCGGACGTGTTTCCTTCTTATCAAGCCAGTTTGGGCTACATTTGGGCTTGATTTTTGTTTACGTCCCCTTAATCCATTCTATTGGCATGATAGCTGAAGCGGCAGGTTCAAGAATAAAGTCAGATGCTTGAGGAAAAGAATTAGCTACCTTACTAACTGGATTTGATTCGTATATATATTCAACTTGTAAATACTGGGATAAGATTCTGAGAATTCCTTCCCAGAGGAATGGTTTGCTGAGAAAGTCATCACAGCCAGCTTCTAAAGTTTTTTGATGCTTTTATATGAAAGCACTTGCGGTCAAAGCAATGATTTTTGTATAAGTTTATTTTGCCCAATGCTTAATTCTTGTTCCTGATGGCGAATTTATCGAGTAGCTTCATAGCCTTCGAGAACAGGCATCTGCATATCCATAAAGATTAAGTGTGGTGGCCATTGTTGCCACAGTGCGATCGCTTCTTCTCCATTTTCAGCTTCCTGCACTTCAAAACCTAATTGCATCAAGATTTGGCTAAGTAGTAGGCGATTGGCTGAATTATCTTCCACAATCAGAATTAGATACTTCCGTCCAGGAGCAATACTAACTGCACCATCAATGGGAATTATGGAATTAGAACTGATAACTTCCTCAGCTAATGCAAGCTGAATATAAAAAGTAAAACAACTGCCTTGACCTAGTGTGGTTTGAACCGTAGTTTCACCACCCATTAATTGCACAAACTTCTGACTGATCCGTAAGCCTAAACCTGTTCCTTCCTTTAATTTTTCTCCGGTTCGTGTTTGCTGAAATGCCAGAAATAAATCACCAAATTCTTCTGGAGCAATGCCATATCCAGTATCTTCAACCTCAAAGCAGAGGCCATGGGAGGGTGTAGGAGGAGAGATGATTGTTTCTTCTGTGAGTCTCTGTTCCGCCTGTCACTGCTCTTACTTGCATCTTTACACTGCCTTTGTCGGTAAATTTGATGGCATTTCCCAGCAAGTTAATGAGTACCTGACACAGTTTGTTTTCATCGGTTTTGATGGAATAAGGTACAGTCAGATCACAGTCAAAACTTAGTTTTAAGCCTTTTAATTGTGCTTTAAGTTGGAACATGGCTTCTAGACTATGGACCAATTTGTGTAAATCAAACTCTATTTCCGAGAGTGTAACCCTTCCAGCTTCGATTTTTGACATCTCCAGAACATCGTTAATCAGTGCTAGTAGGTATTCGCCACTTTGGTTAATGATTTCAATATAACGTTGATGATTAATGCTGAGGGATTTATCCTGCTGCATCAACTGAGTAAAGCCGAGAATAGCGTTGAGTGGGGTACGCAACTCATAGCTCATGTTGGCGAAAAATTTGCTTTTAGCTCCGTTAGCACCATCGGCAGTTTCTTTAGCCTGTTTGAATTCCTCAGCTTGTTGTTGAGTTTGGCCAAATAGTTCTGCTTGTTGTACTGCGACTCCCAACT
It encodes the following:
- a CDS encoding alternative oxidase, coding for MIKLLLDILVFVINTIYRGRPYPRFYVLETVERVPYFSYLSISHLYGTLGFCRRADGLKVDFAESWNELHHLLMMESLEGSQLSGDRILARTTVLLYYWIIVALYIVSPGSAYHFMELVESHAYNSYQKFLTEYETELKLEPTPANLPRKQTLVTLDLRTGTTW
- a CDS encoding HAMP domain-containing sensor histidine kinase, with the protein product MKIWQKILGSSTVLAGFICLMGISIFNLYQAEILAEKNQKETAQVLNITNNLEKFLKNQVLVLKDFVILDHNIQNMIEFQKIMSNFRIELDKLETLMGKDPEVLLVRRHHTFLTKLANGLDNNIVTLVKSQEDIKAINAYVKDISFHLSAISQDTLKEYNIANANVREIRRINTNFMLLAIIGIFLILLYQLIFILPVIRSLHKLQVGVAEIGAGDLNYHLDIQTNDEIEQLANNFNQMTSKLSDFYQCLESRVTERTTELFQLNQDLETEIADRRKTEIKLKKSQAQLTLKAQELEKTLQELQEAQTQLIQTEKMSSLGQLVAGVAHEINNPVNFIHGNIEPLKEYLQNFSTVINLYRTHYPQPVHQIENYIKYIDLEFILKDTNQVIASLEVGTKRIREIVLSLRNFSRLDEADMKEVNLHEGIDNTLLILQHRIKEKPQHSEIEIIKEYGDLPLIECYPGQLNQVFMNILNNAIDAMDSYTADNNLIETTSINKKIIIKTKMINNKFITIHIADNGAGIPAEIRNRIFDPFFTTKPVGKGTGLGLSISYQIVTATHRGSLQYITVPGKGTEFIIKLPIKQKN
- a CDS encoding ATP-binding protein, giving the protein MISPPTPSHGLCFEVEDTGYGIAPEEFGDLFLAFQQTRTGEKLKEGTGLGLRISQKFVQLMGGETTVQTTLGQGSCFTFYIQLALAEEVISSNSIIPIDGAVSIAPGRKYLILIVEDNSANRLLLSQILMQLGFEVQEAENGEEAIALWQQWPPHLIFMDMQMPVLEGYEATR
- a CDS encoding sensor histidine kinase, whose translation is MGVAVQQAELFGQTQQQAEEFKQAKETADGANGAKSKFFANMSYELRTPLNAILGFTQLMQQDKSLSINHQRYIEIINQSGEYLLALINDVLEMSKIEAGRVTLSEIEFDLHKLVHSLEAMFQLKAQLKGLKLSFDCDLTVPYSIKTDENKLCQVLINLLGNAIKFTDKGSVKMQVRAVTGGTETHRRNNHLSSYTLPWPLL